The genomic segment GACCATCGTCGTGGACGATCTGGTCCGCGGCCGCGTCGAGTTCGATCCGGCGAACCTTGACGACTACATCATCGTCCGCTCCGACGGCAGCCCCCTGTACAACTTCGCCAACGTGGTGGACGATCACACCATGGCCATCACCCACGTCATCCGTGGCGTGGAACACCTCAGCAACACGCCGAAGCAGTGGGTGATGTACCGGGCGCTGGGCTGGGCTCCGCCGCAGGTGGCCCACCTGCCCAACATCCTGGGCGCGGACCGGAAGAAGCTGAGCAAGCGGACCGGCGACACCGCGGTGCGCGACTACCGGCGGCGCGGGTACCTTCCCGCGGCGCTGCTGAACTTCTTCGCCCTCATGGCCTGGTATCCCGAGGAGGACCGGGAGATCTACTCCGTGGAGGAACTGGTGGCGCGGTTTCGCATCCAGGACCTGGGCAAGGCGTCGCCCGTCTTCGACATGGAGAAGCTCACCTGGATGAACGGGGTCTACATGCGTGCCCTGCTCCACCAGGATCCGACGCGCGTCGTGGACGCGTGCCTCCCGGCGTTGCGGGCGGCCGGCCTCGTGGACGGAGCCCCGACCGAGGAACGCGCCGCCTACATCCGGAAGGTCGTGGAGGTGCTGGGGGACCGTCTCAAGGTGGGGCAGGACATTGTCGTCTACGGCGACTTCTTCTTCAAGGACCGGGTGGAGTACGAACCCGAAGCGGCCCGGCGGTACCTCAGCGACCCGGGCGTGGCGCCGATCCTCCAGGCCCTGCGCGAGCGGGTGGCCGCCGCCCCTGCGCTGGAGGTCGCCGAGGCGGAAGCGATTCTTCGGTCCCTGGCCGCCGAGCGCGGGCTGCCGGCCCGGGCGGTGGTGCACCCCACCCGCGTGGCCCTGACGGGGAAGACCGCCGGTCCGGGACTTTTCGAACTGATGGCGTTGCTCGGCAAGGACCGGGTGGTCCGCCGGCTCGACGACGCCGTGGCGTTTTTGCGCCGGTCTGCCGAGGGTCAAGGCTCCGGTGTGATCGGGCTGTGACCGCCCCGCGGTAGACTGGTTTCGCTCTCCCTGCAGCGCCGTTCAACGGGATTCGGCAGCCATCTGGCGTCCGCGTGCTGCTTGCGCCTCGCTCTTCACCTACCCTGTGGGCGAGTCGCATTCCAGGGGATGGGGGTGAGGGTGTGATGGAAATCCGTGAGGCTCTGCACGTGGAGTGTCGCCGGCAGCTCCTCCCGTTGCTGGCGGACGAACTCGATCCCGGCGACGGTCAACCTGCGCCCG from the Armatimonadota bacterium genome contains:
- the gltX gene encoding glutamate--tRNA ligase, coding for MRTRYAPSPTGYLTIGGAWMAFFNWLFARSQGGRFVLRIEDTDRSRSSVEYEQAIFEDFRWLGLDWDEGPDRGGPYGPYRQTERMALYRRYAAELLARGAAYPCYCTPEELDAERARAKAENRPYRYSGRCRDLTPEQRARLEREGRRPTIRLRLADYGETIVVDDLVRGRVEFDPANLDDYIIVRSDGSPLYNFANVVDDHTMAITHVIRGVEHLSNTPKQWVMYRALGWAPPQVAHLPNILGADRKKLSKRTGDTAVRDYRRRGYLPAALLNFFALMAWYPEEDREIYSVEELVARFRIQDLGKASPVFDMEKLTWMNGVYMRALLHQDPTRVVDACLPALRAAGLVDGAPTEERAAYIRKVVEVLGDRLKVGQDIVVYGDFFFKDRVEYEPEAARRYLSDPGVAPILQALRERVAAAPALEVAEAEAILRSLAAERGLPARAVVHPTRVALTGKTAGPGLFELMALLGKDRVVRRLDDAVAFLRRSAEGQGSGVIGL